The Ziziphus jujuba cultivar Dongzao chromosome 5, ASM3175591v1 genome segment TCTAGTGTTACAAATTGGTCTGATGGGAATATgtgaaacaataaaattttcctttcatttaAAGCTCACATGTATATCACATATATTTATTGGTAGATTTTGGATGGAATAATGTCAAAGGATTAATAGTGTAACATTTTGACGAATTCAAGtactaaaatgccaaaaaaaaaaaaaatttaggaattGATTTATAAATGACGATATAATTTAgggattaattatataatttattcaaaaaaaatatagttgtctttttttttttagtaatgtCACtcgttttttaatatatatatatatatatatacatatatatctatatctatatatatttatttattttaattttagtagtCTAAAATATTGGAAGGAACAAGCTTTTCTTCCGTTGATTTATTAGACGTTTCAATATTTTGAAAAGGAatatgaaacaaataaaataataaaattttaaaatccaaatgaTTCATGCATACAATATATGTAACATATAGGTCCCAATGTtaactcaaaaaaaaagaaaaaaaaaatctaagagagTTCGGTTTGGTGTtgatttgaaataaattaattaaaacttaaaagtaGCTTAATTGTGATAATGCTTAAGTAATGAATGACATAAGTCACATACGCACATAAAACATAATTCCTTTGTAGATCCTTcaagtgttattattttataaaaaaataataatagtaacagaaaaataaaataaaaaagaccttcattttaaaaaatcatcgtttaccattattttgtttttgccaatatttttcttataaaaaaatcattatttatctttttttatttttttaaaattatcaaaaaatactaatctgtcaatttttgttattttaaaccAATTAATTTGTAACCGTTAAaggtaaaaattatatttttacaatgttattcaattataaaatatagattttaaactttcttttggcttttagctattaaaattaattagtaaaaacttacaaaaattgataaaatgagctagttttgatatatatagaaaaataaaaataagttaatcacaatttttcaaaatggtatttaaataaaataaaggaaaaattaaaaggatgaaaaaaagaaaaaaaaaccataaaagtgCCCTTTTCCCTAAAAAAGACTCATATAAAATGTAAAGAATCATTTATAGTTGAATATCCttgataatatacatatatatctatatatatatatatatatataaaattgaatacTCAACAGTTACATTGTAAGGCACAAGCCCTGCAAAATTTACATATTATGCTATGACAATTGCACAAAATTATGGGATTTTCAAATCAACTTGcacatgataaataaaaattacaccAATAACATGTTCTAACtgttttatacaattttttatcCATCTTAAAAGATATATTGTACtcacgattttttttttcttttttgttacttACAATTTTAATAAGGTTGGTAACTAGATTGCTAAGCAATATCTAATTGTAGACAACTTACTCCATGTTggggtttgtttttgtttttggtttttcctttttttttttttttgttttgttttgttttgttttttactaaGCTTCTCGACTGGGACGTATTAATTTCTTCTCCTTAATGAAATTACAagattttcatccaaaaaaattgcaaaaaaagaaacaaaagaagatGGGAATCGATTAATTTGGTGTTATCATTTAATGTCATGCCTAGggcttaaataaaattaaggatgaTTTATAACACAATATTTAGGATGATAAAGAGCTTAATTGGTTTTCCCTTGTAGATGTATTCTCTCTTGATTCTTCTatcttcttaattttcttttttcttttttaaaaaaaaagcaaacatcTTCTATCTTCATGGTCGATGCTCACTTTTTCACTAATGAATTTTAGGACAAATTTCACTTATATCCTTCAGTCTTAACATTATATCACTTAGATCccatacattttaaaaattaatattaacttccttttagttttctatatatttataatatgcaaataaaccatttttatcaaattttaccacattttacttattaattttaacagttaaaagttgaaaagaagttaaaaatttatattttgtgattaaataatattgtaaaaatataattttaacctttaattgttaaaattaactgTTAAAACTGGCAAAATAAtctcttttgataattttaaataataaaaggatataaattatgatttttcaaaaatatgaggtttaagtaaaataattatgaaattgaaaggatgtaaatgaaattttccttaattttaaaatttataactttaattttttgttctaattttaCCCATTTTgccttcttattttttattttaattttctataatatagattaaaaaacaaaaaacttatgCTTCTTAAGTGCAAAGACACAACTGAGAAAAGAAGGGAAGGAGGATTAATTAAGAAGTAAGATACATTGTCCAAGAGCAAAGATGGGAGATATGGAAATccaaaactttttttcttcatgATGAACGAATGTAAGTGAATTCTCAATGTTTCACTTTAAACATCTATATCCAAAAATACTTATCAagcaaaataagaataataataaaaattaaaaaaggatcTACAACTTCAACTCTAGAGTCCACTTTGGTCATACTcgcatatatgtttatataacacccaaactttattattatttaataatctgAAATGTTTAAAAGGATATTAGTTCTCACCACATAGAAGACATTTCGAGTACATGTCATCGTCGCCTTGGTTGGCCTCTCTTTTGTGCTATAAAAAGCAATCttattacataataataataataataataataataataagataatacaTTATAGCATTAGCATTTGCATCAATTTACGAACTCAATCCCTGTCAGAGTAGTTCCTTCATGCAGTTGAATAGCAACATCACCAACTACCTAGATATATTCAATAGCTCAGAATCATAAAcattatcccaaaaaaatatataacacgTTACACATATggtcaatttattttatgagtttCTAGATGCACAATCAAATGAATTCCATATAGTACTGttataaatctatattttaatcttatttaaaattactaGCAATGGCATTTAATAATTgaatctttttaaataatttctttatactctttcatttttcttctcaaaATCTCTTTAGTTAACTCATACCCTACAACAAACTACCACAAATTAGGGTTGCATACAAaatgattatataaatatggaatgattatataaatatggaaGTTCAAAAAcgtgaaataataaaatatatctttttatttatttatttattttgcaatgattcgttttgtttttattattattgttattattattattattattattgttttcgtTATTTACTAACAATGTGAGATTAGAGCAACACTCATCTActaaattcataatttatttcctAGTTCAGAATTGAACACTTTGGAACTATTTAGACTTCATAagtaaacaacaaaaaattttcaacattATCTAAAAATTTACGATCAAGTtgactaaaaatatatttttcaaaaaatatttgaaagtaCCTgacttaaaattttgaatatgttAAGAAGTGTACAACCgaacaatttaaaaatgttcaaaatttcataacCATTGTGTAACTATCATCCAAAAGCATTTTGATACCAAAGAAAATTTTGTGAAGTTTTCGCCTAAAACCCTTTTGATTCATTAACCAAAAGCGCTTATCAGTTTTCCACAAAGTAGTGTTTGAGTTGTGAAGAATTTGTCCGAAAAACGATATTGTATAAAGTACTTTtacattttctatttatttaaattgtggtgTGCAAAAAATGGAAGTGTATAAAGTTCTTTTGGAATTATGAAAATaacttcttattttttatagttcAATATGATAATTTTGAACTAAAGATCCTATCATGTTAGTCACTTTAaatttattgtcaaattaaaaaaaaaaaatcattttagctTTTAAGATATAGAtccaaactaattaaaaatttcaaaaaaatctaaGAAAACTGTAACAGTGCTCAtttatgtttttagtttttgattttctatattttttcaaggttttattttaattgtatataatttgtttGTGCTTCAAATGATAGTTTGATTCTTcaactaaataaaaattaaagaaactgCCTACAGAagtttaaataaagaaaaaaaagaaaaagaaataccaaatggaaaccatttaaaattgtttgtagAATAAGATTAATTTTCATTaacgtttttctttttatcactaTAAATGATTATCATGATAATCAtttattattcttgttgtttgacttctcaagaaaaaaagaaaaaagaaaaaagaaaaaacagaaaatcaaaAACTTAAACATTACCAAACAAGGGGTGGTATAGATACTGCATACCTTAGACATGGATCTAACAGAAAATTCAGTAACTCCAGCCACATGAGGGGTGATTATAACATTTTTGAAGCTTAAAATTGGATCATCGGGATCAAATGGCTCTCTCCAAGCAACATCTATGCCTAACCCTCCCAAGTGTCCACATTTCAggtattcaaaaacagattcaTACTCCAATACACCCCCTCTGGCTATATTTACTAATAGCCCATCCTGCAATTACTAAAaccattaattttataatatccaaaaataaataaaaactattatgttttattattttaattgtttaccATATGTAGTAAATGTAATCCAAACCTTCccacagaaaagaaaaaaacaaaaacgcaATCCAAACCTCTTTCATTGAGGAAATAAATGACCTGTTGACAATGCCGACCTGAAAAGTCATAATTTTTTCAGCACAAATCATATActcataatattatatattcctctaattaataatgagaatttcatatatattttttgcgaTAGTAAATTGAAATACAGTTAACTGAGAGAAGAAATCTTACAGTTTCATTGTTTAAGGATAAACAACAAACAACAATGTCTGCCTTGCTTGCAAATTTGTGATTATCTTCCGGACCTCCTTTCTCATCAACCAAATCTTCATTAACACCATTTTGACCTGGAAATCAGTTACAAAGAAATACACTATAAGTACTTGGCAATGATTAATACCTTATTAATAGGCATATTTACTAATTTTACCATATGATTCACAAATACTACCATTCATATGGGAAGTCCAGCTCCTTTTTGTACCAATAATTTTTACACCAAAAACTCTCAAGCGCTTTGCCAACTCTATTCCAATATTTCCAAATCCCAAAATGAAAACCTGTATGAGTCAAAACCCGTATGAGTCAAAAGCAGATTTTGATAGAATATTGTGACAATAATGTATATAGTACTTGTATTTATCTTTATCTCATATGTTTTTGTatctgtattattattattgtatatagCAGGTATTAATTAAGTTAGCACACTTATCTGAGTCATCTCTTCTAACAGCAACTTATATTCTTTGAATTTATTCCCTGATTTTTCTCATCAATAATAGTTGAGTTTTTCCAAAAACTTTCATCCCTTTATGGCATCAGAGCATCTATTTCTTAAACGAGTTTCTTCTCAAAATTTTTCTCTTCTCACCTGCTCCTTCTTCATCTATCACCACTCGTTTATCTGTCAGCAATGAACCCATTTTTGCTAATTGCACTATAGTGGTCATTAATATGGCAACATAACCTCCACTTAAATTGACTGAACCAACTTACTTTCCACGGAAAAAGCAGTTCAATACGTTACTTATTACTTACTGGATATGACTTCTATTGCTTTGCTGATGGTACCTTTCCATGTTCATCACTTATTTATCTATCaaagaaaaatttcaaaatccggATTACACCTTTTGAATTCCTCAAGATTTACTCCTCCTTGGTGCAATCCTTGCATCTTTATCAAGGGATGGTCATCTCATTGTTCTCTTCAGCTGCACGCCCAGCTTAAGGCATAGACCATAGCGGCCCACGCTTAGCCCCTATTATGAAGGGGctccaaaaaattatattaaaaattattatatattatttatataccttttttctttttaatgataatatataatattttttttggaaatatagaaattgaattttttaattatacattaactgcaatttattttatacatatatatatatatatattaaaaaaatagttttgatcAACTACTCattctattttattaaaaattaaaaatttttattttctataattaaaaggaaaaagatatgTTAAAAGCCTCTTGGTTCATcaattttctcattttattattattcttattttttttttatcattcactgaacatttatataaattgtttaaTCTTTCTTAAATGCTGTATATAAtctacaaattttttattcaaatggcTCCTAGAAAAAGGTTATCTTATTAGtcattagttttcttttttcctttttttttttatattacctattatttgttatttatttaataattttatattgttcatTATCATTTAATATAAGGACTAacataagattttttttattttattttaaatattagattGTATCAagggttgagatttaaaattacatttattaatcattgagTCTCGACAAAGttcatttttcctaaataaagttttagtatgtcactaaattcatatttgatcactttttaaattttaaatcttaactcTTGTGTTGATACAATGGTTATCAAAGATAAAtgttaatttagtaaaataagGTGGACCTATACATAAGACTGACTATAtatgttttcatatatatatatatatatatctatatatttgttttctacGAACTCAAATTTGTAGTTatcaattttcttattatacCACATTTTACCATACAAAAGTAAACCACATATATGTTTTAATGTGCCTtctctaatttaattttttaaaaaaaaatgattagaacTTACCATTTACATAATTTATGACcagttaaaaaatatttattattaaaatttacctaaaaagttaaaaatatctatatatatatatatatatatttaaaataaaaataaattctaatttttaaaaaattattaagtctTACAAAAAGTTAAGATGACCCTATTGGTTGAAATGTCATGAGAAGCTTGGCAAAAATTCACACTCACTTTTGCCAATCCATATTGTCCAAGGGTGCTACGACTTTGTGAGAGAGTTATTCGTTCTCAAGGCTCAACAATGGCAAGAGTGTAGCAAATGAACTTGCACTCATTGATAATCTTGTCAATAATGATGACCTAACTGTTTTCATCATCAATGGTCTTTCGAATGATTTCAAAAACATATCAGCCGTGTCTTGAACCAGAGAACACCAATTTCTTTATGAAGAGATCTATGAAAAACTTGTAAAGCAGGCCAATTACCAGAAGAGAAATGACCCATAGATAGATGAACCAATTATCATTGTCGATATTACAAACAGATCCTCCAAATTTTCTTTGCGTAAAGGCAGCTATACAAAGAATTAATAATCTCTTTATGACTTGACTTTAGCTTGTTGTTTTGTTGCTTCACCTCCTATCAACACAACCAATCAACAAAATTGTTCCATGAATCTATTAGGCAATTATAAAGGATGTTGCTAGTGGTATTTAGTTCAAGGGCAATCCACAAAATTTTTTCCTCTATTATGTCAACATTGGACTTTATACTCCACAATAGAAATCTTTGTTTCCAGGGATACCACCACCACAGAATTTTCACTCCAACTCTATTCTTGGACCAATTCCACAGGCCCAATTGAATACCTCACCTTGGCTTGTAGATTTGGGTGTTTCACACCATATGGCAACTGATCTTAATAATCTCTCAAGTATGATggaccaaataaaataatactacgAAATGATAATAAGCTATCCATAACCCACATTAGTATCACCAACCTTGTCACTCCttctcattttttaaaattaacttatttttttgtgttcctcaaatgaaaagaaatttagTATTAGTTTCTAAATTCTATCAAACCAACAATACATTGGTTGAATTTTTTTCCCATTGCTTTCTCATGAAGGACTACATTAGTGCTAATCAAGGGACCTCTTAGTGGTGAGACTTATGAATGGACAATTCATGCAAATCCTTTTTCTTCCTTGCCAACTAAATTCTCTGTTTTCAAAACGAGTCTTCAAGAGTAGCATTAATGACTTGGTCACCCCTCAGATAAAATTCTTCATCAATTTATTTCCTGTTATTCTCTCCATGTACCCTCCACTAAcaaatttaattgtaattcaTGTTGATGTAGTAAATCTTATAGGCTTCCATTTGGTAGTTTatctttatttagttttcaattattAATGATACAAAATTACATACAGGTGGCAATATATCTGCACTTGGTAACCTATAATGTAAATAATGGAGAGGTGGTGCTGTCTTACCATTTAAGGATTGTTATGGTGCTGTTCAAGGAAAGACATATACTGCTAATACTTAAGAAAACCAATTGTCAAGAAATCTTCAATGTCAACGTGACATTCATCCTTTCATGGCAACCATTGGTGTGATTCACCCTTATATGGCAAGCTTTGATGTctggttatttttcattgatATGTATTTACAGTATGTAAACATGTTACCATAAACATTCATATGGTAACACTATCTAATGACCAATTTGTATGAATAGAAATATAGCTGAAATACAACAATAACAGTGTTTGAAATTCGTTATGGTATTAGAGTCTCAACCTACAAGCCTAATTATGTCTTCCTTAAACTTTTCTGAACCAGTACTCAATATTCAGAGCTTTCATCAGTGTACCAGCTTAGTTTTAACCCGTCTCACTTCCTCAAACTTTCTCATCTAGCATTCTCAGGTCCTCCCTTTGATTCGAAGTCTTGGAGTACTTCATCACATTACTGATGCTGAGAAGCCAGATTCAAAAATTCATCCCAACCTATATGAATTCTAGATTGCAAATGATGATTTATTAACAACCTCACAACAAGGAATCATGTCTGAAGATGTATTAAACCTGGTGGTAGAGGCTGATTCGGCAAAATATATGTGGACATCATTGGAAGAACAACTCTTATTGTCCACTAAGGAAAAGGAAAGGCAAATGAAACACATGCTGATGTTGCTAAAAAAGGGTTCTCTGACCCTTGATGAATATCTTAAGAAGTTTAAAAGCATCTATGATAACTTGGCTGCTATAGGTCAATTGGTTTTTGATGTAGACCAAGTGTTTCAGTTGGCAAGAGGCTTAGGTCCAAAATATCAAGATTTTAGACTGGCCATGCTCACTAAACCACCATCTTCTACATTCAATCAATTTGTTCTTGCTCTCCAAGGACATGAACATGCattattagtttaggaaaaggagGAAAAATAGATCCTTGATCATAATCAAGCATTCTTTGGATAGAGAGGATGAGGATGAAATAGCAAAGGATGCAGAATCTTTAATTCCTATGGGAGAGGCTTTACACCTGCTTCTAGACTAGACTCCCGAAGCTCATATCTATCCTGACATAACCAAGTTTCAGACAGCTTCAAGGAAATTAGAAATCATAGAACTATGGATCATCTTTCCCAATGTAATTTAGATAAAGAGAGGCCCAAGGCGCAGTGTCAAATTTGTCATAATTTCTACCACACTATAGCAACTTGTTGGAAGAGGTATGATTATTCCTACCAACCAGATGAAGAAAGTCGTGCTTTGGGTACCCTCtcattaaattaatcaaatgatGAGAAATTCTATGTGGATTCAGGAGCATCATCTTATATGACCAATGATGCAGCTAAATTCACTAATTCTAAAACTTATCATGGTAAGGACGTGATTTATGCTGGTAATGGAGAGAGTTTGTCAATTTCACATTTTGATGATCTCAATATGTCTACAAGCCATGGAAAAGTAAGGTTAAAAGATGTCCTTGTTGTTCCTTCTTTGACAAAGAACTTGTTATTTGTCAGTAAAATGATTTATGATAATCCTTGCACTATTGAATTTAACTCTTTTAGTTTCTTGATAAAGGACCCAAACCAAAAAGCATAATAGCCAAGTGGCATCAGAAATGTCGATTGTATGCCTTAGATGATCTAGTTCATCAAGTTTTTAAAGCAATAAAAGGAAGTACAGCTTCTAAAACTACGTGGCATCAAAGATTGGGTCACCCCAATTCTAAATTGTTACACATCTTGAAggatagaaaaaatattaacattagTTATTGGGTTTCTAAGCCTTCAGTCAGTGTTAATTGTCTGCTAGGCAAAAGTTGTAAACTTCCCTTTGGATCATCaattaaaattactaaattttCTTTAGAAAAAGTTCACTGTGATCTCTGAGGACCTCCTCCAATAACTTCTTCTCAAAAGTTTCGATTTTATGCACTTTTTATAGATGATTATTCCAGATTCTCTTGGCTATATCTTCTAAGAAAAAAATCAGAGTTTTTTGAGTGCTTTATCAGATTTCAAAGTTTTGTTGACAACCAATTTGatcgaaaaattaaaatataccgaTGTGATGGTGGAGGTGAATTCAATTCAAAGGAGTTTCTATTACATCTTCAAAAATGAGGAATTTAACAACAAGTTTCTTGTCCTGGAATTCCTGAATAGAATGGAGTGGCTGAACGCAAACATCGTGATGTTGTCGAAATTGGTTTAACTCTCATTTTTAAagcaaatctctctctctctctctttctcacacacacacacactatggGTGGATGCATTCTTAACTACTGTTTATTTGATCAACCGATTACCATTGTCTA includes the following:
- the LOC125420073 gene encoding uncharacterized protein LOC125420073, with protein sequence MGSLLTDKRVVIDEEGAGNKFKEYKLLLEEMTQISVFILGFGNIGIELAKRLRVFGVKIIGTKRSWTSHMNGQNGVNEDLVDEKGGPEDNHKFASKADIVVCCLSLNNETVGIVNRSFISSMKEDGLLVNIARGGVLEYESVFEYLKCGHLGGLGIDVAWREPFDPDDPILSFKNVIITPHVAGVTEFSVRSMSKVVGDVAIQLHEGTTLTGIEFVN